The DNA segment TAAGGGTTTCACACTTTAACCGCTCTATGGCGCCTAAACCGACCATTGTTTTACCCGCCCCGCAAGGAAGAACAATCACCCCACTCCCTCCCTTCAATCCCCCCCCGGCGTGAAAATTCGCTACCGCCTCCACCTGATAGTGACGAAGATTGAAAGGCCTGCCGGCCCTGGTGGTCATTAAGAGGGAAACATCCAAATATGTCCCCGGAACGTATCCGGCTAAATCCTCCACCGGAAAGCCGATCTTGATCAAGGCTTGTTTTACATGTCCCCTCATTAAGGGATGTATTTCAATCGTGAAGGAATCAACTTTTTTGAGCAAATATGGCTTGGTCAGCTTATTGTGCCAGATCTCAGTAATAAGATATTCATCATTGGAGTAAAGAAAGAGGCCATCTTGCCTCTTGATCAGTTTTAACCTGCCGTACCGGGCGATGTAATCACAAATATCTTTTTTAACATTTTCTGGCAGATCAAATTTACTAAATCTCTCTAAGGCATTTAAGATATGCACTGCGGTTAGGCCGGCCGCGGCAGCATTCCACAGGGAAAGAGGAGATATCTTATAGGTATGAATATGTTCGGGGGATTTCTCTAATTCAGCAAATCTGACCAATTCATCCCTGGCCTCTTCATAGGCCGGGTTATCCACTTCCAAAAGAATGGTTTTATCAGATTGAATAATAACAGGATTATCCGGATGATAATTCATTTAGTCTCTTTCTCTTCTTATTTCTTTTTCTCAGCGCCTTTTTCTTCCTCAGCCTTCTCCCTTAATTTTTTTGCCCTCTCCTTAGCCGCATTCAAAGAGTTTCTCACATCTCCCATAAAATCTTCAAGTCTCCACTCCTCTAAGCCGGTCACATAAATATTGGTTGTTTGTCCGTAGGACTTGATCCGCATCCTTTTATTAAAGGAGTTGATAATGGCTATCACCCCAACCCCTATGGTCAAAGAGAGCAAAATACCGACTACCAACAAACGCAGTAAATTATGCGCCCCTGTCAATAAAAGATATATCGCATGAAAGAAGGTAGGCAGCCGCCACAAGGCCAACAAGATAAGGAGGGTTCCTCCACCGAGTCGTAAATAGTCAATCTCCTTATCCATGGTTATCGAGTCTATTTCTTCTAAATTGAACATCTTGGTAAAGGACTCCACCAGAGACCTCTGGTGGCAAAGAAGTCTTTGGTTAGTTAAAGCAATTCTCCATTTACGCCACCAACTTATTACATGGCCTATGTTCTGCTCAATCATTTCATCTGATATCTCTTCCTTTACTTCCTCACCTTCTTCTAACCAGTCCTCCATTTTATCAACCTCCTCAGGTAATAAAATCAGCCGGCAGAAATCAGAAGACAGAAGTCTTTGCCTTCGGTCATCTGTTTCTATCTGTGCCTTGTTTGTTGACCAATTACATATAGTTTAGCAAACGGCCTGCGGTTTGTCAACAAAAATGAGTTGCCTTTTTTGGCGGGCTCTGGTAAAATAGGCTAAGGTATTATGAAAACAGTAGCCTTTAGAACCCTCGGATGCAAGCTTAATCAATATGAAACCCAGATTATCCAGCAGATGCTGCTGAAGTCCTGTTTCTCGGTGGTCTCCTTTGACTCGCCGGCTGATTTTTATATTATTAACACCTGTACGGTCACCGGCAAAAGCGACTACAAATCAAGGCAGGCTATTCGTCAGGCGGTTCGGAGAGGAGAGAATTCAAGGGTGATCGTGACAGGATGTTATGCCCAGACTAATCCCCAAGAGATTTCTCAAATCCCGGGGGTAGACCTCATCATAGGGAATAGTGAGAAATGGCAAATATTAGAGTATTTAAGCTCCACTGGGGTAAAAGTAGAGGATATCTCGAATCAAAACCAATTTGACACCCCTGAGATTTCCGATTTTGGAGGAAATACCCGGGCTTTTATTAAGATTCAGGATGGGTGTAACCGGCAGTGCAGTTATTGCCGGGTCCCTCTTGCCCGGGGACCAAGCCGAAGCCAATCCCTGGCCAGGGTTATCTCCCAGGCGGAAGGGATAGTGGCCAAGGGATATCGAGAAATTGTTCTTACCGGGGTTGACCTGGGGGGGTATGGATGGGATCTAAAAGAAGAGGTCGATCTGTCAGGACTGCTTAAGGAATTGATGCAAGTTGATGGATTGGCCCGGATTAGATTGAGTTCCATTGAGCCGACAGAAATACCCGAAGAGCTGATCGACCTTATTAGAGGGCCAAAGATATGTTCCCACCTCCACATCCCACTTCAAAGCGGTAGTGACAGGATTCTGGAACGAATGGGGCGAAGATACGAGGCTTACTTTTATAAAGATCTTATTCTAAACCTAAGGGAGACTGTCCCCGGC comes from the bacterium genome and includes:
- the mtaB gene encoding tRNA (N(6)-L-threonylcarbamoyladenosine(37)-C(2))-methylthiotransferase MtaB, whose protein sequence is MKTVAFRTLGCKLNQYETQIIQQMLLKSCFSVVSFDSPADFYIINTCTVTGKSDYKSRQAIRQAVRRGENSRVIVTGCYAQTNPQEISQIPGVDLIIGNSEKWQILEYLSSTGVKVEDISNQNQFDTPEISDFGGNTRAFIKIQDGCNRQCSYCRVPLARGPSRSQSLARVISQAEGIVAKGYREIVLTGVDLGGYGWDLKEEVDLSGLLKELMQVDGLARIRLSSIEPTEIPEELIDLIRGPKICSHLHIPLQSGSDRILERMGRRYEAYFYKDLILNLRETVPGIALGADVMVGFPGEGEEDFNSTLRLIEELPLAYLHVFEYSRRAGTKAATFKPEVPPAVKKKRSEILRRLSAEKSLLFRKEFEGATLSVLILNTLDKETEYLRGLSDNYIEVLCPGVNGNEWFNRIAAVRITEVSSDRTMGELIPGGSSVTTQN